DNA sequence from the Pseudophryne corroboree isolate aPseCor3 chromosome 6, aPseCor3.hap2, whole genome shotgun sequence genome:
tatacaaaatggagttaaacatggacaaaatggcatctaaaaagtgGTTAAAAATAACACCCTGTACAATAACCCATATGGTGAAACAAAGCAGCATACATTGTTCCTGTAGAAATACCCAGTACTCATAGCCCTGCTGGTCAGAGAAGGAATCCCAGTACAGGGAGGAGCTGTTGGAACTCTCTACTAGTCCCAGCACCTGCATGAGCAGAACAGCTGTATATTACAGAGCTCAGTAATGGCAGTCCCACGGTCATTggctattgttatactgcagctctaGTTCCTTACACAGAGACCTTCCCAAGAGAAAAAGTACCTCCAGGTCcacttatagaaacatagaatttgtcggcagataagaaccacttggcccatctagtctgcccctttttttttttttttgtctgacctctcctgtctttaTCAAGAGTCATTTATATAAAACACTTGTCACATTCAGAAAATAAATATTGGTTCCATTGAATTCATACAGTTGTGATAAGTTACATTACTTATGATACACAAGCTGCATTCAGGCCCTCAGAGTGACTCTGCATGTGATTACTGAGTGTTTTCTTTTtagtaaaacacttgctacattcagaacatgtaaatggtttctctcctgtgtgacgccactggtgtataacaagatatgacttccgggaaaaacacttgctgcattcagaacatgtaaatggtttctctcctgtgtgactcctctgatgtagagCAAGATATGACttccgggaaaaacacttgctacattcagaacattcaaaaggtttctctcctgtgtgactcccctgatgtataacaagagatgccttatgggaaaaacatttgctgcactcagaacatataaatggtttctctcctgtgtgactcccctgatgtataacaagagatgccttatgggaaaaacatttgctgcactcagaacatataaatggtttctctcccGTGTGACTCCTCCGATGTTCAATAAGAATTGACttccgggaaaaacacttgctgcatttagaacatgtaaatggtttctctcctgtgtgaatcctctgatgtataacaagatatgacttctgggaaaaacacttgctgcattcagaacatttaaatggtttctctcctgtgtgactcctctgatgtgtaacaagctctgacttatgggaaaaacacttgctgcattcagaacattcaaaaggtttctctcctgtgtgaatccactgatgtataacaagatatgccttctgggaaaaacacttgctgcattcagaacatttaaatggtttctctcctgtgtgactcctctgatgtgtaacaagctccgacttatgggaaaaacacttgctgcattcagaacattcaaaaggtttctctcctgtgtgaatccactgatgtgtaacaagatgtgccttctgggaaaaacacttgctgcattcagaacattcaaaaggtttctctcctgtgtgactcctctgatgtgtgagAAGATATGATTTACATGTAAAGCtactgtcacactcagagcacagatgtggtttctctcctgtgtgactcctctgatgtatgataagttttgatttatatgtaaagcttctgttacactcagagcacagatgtggtttctctcctgtgtgactcctctgatgtataacaagatgtgacttctggaagaaacacttgctgcattcagaacaaatAAATGGTTTCTcttctgtgtgactcctctgatgtataagaagaagtgacttccgggaaaaacacttgctgcattcagaacattcaaatggtttctctcctgtgtgactcctctgatgtatgataAGTTTTGATTTATGTGTAAAGCTTCTGttacactcagagcacagatgtggtctctctcctgtgtgactcctctgatgtatgagaagatatgacttctgggaaaaacacttgctacattcagaacattcaaaaggtttctctcctgtgtgactcctctgatgtatgataAGTTTTGATTTATgtgtaaagcttctgtcacactcagaaCACAGATGTGGTCTCTCTCCTGTGAGACTCATTATGTAATGGATAAAAACTTGTATAGATAAAATGAAAATCGTTTCCTTGAACCATTCAGAAGCTTAAGAAGAAATTATATCTTTAGTTGGCTAGATTAGGGAACAAGGAGCCTTTCCCGTCTCTTTCTGCAGCCCTGTCTTCTATTCTTAGTGGGACTCCAGCTCCTTAAGTTACctgtaaaaaaacagaaaaaaaaaccttttatttaATACTCTGAGGATCACCATTGTAATCAGATGTAGTGTTATATTGTATAAGGAACATGAGGTATCTTTATGTATGTTGCCTAATTGCTGGGCTCCCATTTCCAGTCAGGTGTGCAGTACAGAGACCCCTTTCCTCCTGCCACagatacaacatatatatatatatatatacaaaacaaataAAATTACAATAAAATGATGTTATCAAATTGGAATGAAATGACAGTTaggcagtatccaattagctgcagtataTTGATAACTTACAGCAAATACAATCATTTGGTATCGTGTTAGTGGCGATAAGTTATTATTGATAAGTATCCATACGGTTTATCGtgcatttctcttcaccatctttgAGTTGGTGGTAAGTAATGAAAAATCCCTATTAAAAATGTTGCCATTTGGTTCTGAATCCCTGGTACATCCCTCTGAATGACTAatgaggcacttagaagtttttaattattttattaggtttccacttttttttttaaagttccctaaaatcacccaaatatatacttatacccatttttatgtaccccaaatttaatgagagcacgcattttgctgaaaaaaatagctTTATATAATTTTCTGCatttttaaaaaatgcatataacagaaaTTTGACCTAATTTAATGACAGTAAATActcttattatggccactaatagacgtcTACAATGTTTTCCTAAGTTAGTTTGatttttttgggggtacaggcagaaTTCCTCACTTTCTCCAATGCCAGCTAGAATTATCACGTGATTCCTGTTATTGCCATTTTGGAATAGTATAGGTGTGATAAATGGGAGCGCGCAGGCTGCGATAACATGATTTTTTGGAAGATAGGTGTGATAACATTAGCTGTGATCTCAGATCGTGTTAtcaaggctaattggataccccccttggtAAGAACTCTGATCCCTCCCCCCAGTGTCAGAGATGCACAGGAGTGAGCGgacagtggggaagggaggagaggtgtggagaaaggGTTTCATACAAAATCTATTTAATGATATTCTGACCTCCTGTAAAAAGCATAGATAGGTGATATATGCTACAAATCTGGCCATACCTCCCGTCAGCTGATGCACCAGGATGCTGCCACTTTCTCTGCACAAGTCATGGAAATGGGGATAATGTGACACACTACAATCATTCTGAGCAGCGTGTGTAGAGGAAACAGCAGCATTCCAGGATCTGTAACCTGAGCAACCAGTATATATAAGAGCACATAGATGTCTAAATATACCGATTTCTCTACCTCCATTCAGGGGGCAACTGCATACACTAGGATTTCCCACAGCGAGCTCATAAAGGGTGTGAATGCTTTTGGAATTACCATGAGCAACACGCAACACCCAAAACGGGCATCCCAAGACAGGTATTGAGAATCTGTAAAATGTCATAAACATGTGCAGGGAAGACCAGCTCGCTGCCTTGCTAAGCAGTCTGATCAATATAGATTGCTAAGGGGTGTATCCCATGCAGGAGATGAAATGGGCTCGCAGAACTAGAAGAACTGGAATGCTGAGAAGCCAGCAGGATAAGTTCCTGATTTAAATGAAACATAcacactaaggggggaattcaaagttgaacgtagatgtgctaaatttagcacttctacgatcatgtactttgacatgcggggggatgcccagcacagggcaagtctgccctgcatgtcagggtcAACCCACCCCACACAGGTATAAAAGCatggcacagcggtgatgcttatgtacctgacgagtagctccctgccagcatagcTCCTGTGCAgcggcagggagctacccaccgtgctgtgggtcgcagcagctgcgtatgacatcacgcagccaccacggcccgcccccccaaatggtccggacacgcctcagtTGTCCAGACCACACCCCACCAACTCAAGGAAAATAAGTGGTTTACAGAGTGCGCAACAAGATCCAGAAGTCAGCCCAGCAAAGGTATAAAGAAGATTCACCTACTGCAAAACATTTTCACAGTTCTAGGATATAATATTCTCCACTAAGGCGCCTTCCAAATGTAACAAGTCATATTACTAATGTTTGTTCTCTTCAATCTTATACTTGAATTTCACAACCTATAAACTGTGTGTTTGTGTTCACCATCAGGTAAAAATATCAaatacccagaggcagaactctgggagacaatggaatcatctgccgccgggctcctgctctgaaggggggcacctctcctcccattgtgtgacaccattgaatcaagttaattgatatctgtcaccgtcttttcagtggctgacttcctcactggtccctgcactttacaaatcacaccctctttattatactgaatgtacacattttacaagtgtcatacccaggattagaaaccacaacctattccactggaagcagacaccttactgtataggaaatatgagaattttaactatatgaagatacttctctgacaattacacgtaacttcataaagttagaattctcatgcttcctctacaggagcaaatagctccatcagtaaagtgtctgctgtcagtgtaacacacacacacacacacacacacacacacacacacacacacacacacacacacacacacacctttgtcttaatataggaaataggggggcaccaatatttatcttgcctctgggcaactgggacgaacttacgccactgcaaatACCACATAtgtaaagagagaaaaaaacacaATAGTGTAGAAATCCTTTTCATAGAATATCCAATATGTTTAACACATCTCACTCACAAAGTTCCCAGAAATTTCaggcatatcaaggtatctttatgttcAAGATTTCCTCAAATAGACTCCACAAGAAATCCAAAATGGACCCAGCTTTCTTTGTGCTTTCAACCTGTAGGATATGTGTCAGAGTTGCCTCCGATAcacatacagcagagagagagaccgATCGTGCAATATTCCCTTAtacaaataggttttttatttttacataaatgCACTCACATGGTAAAGTAGAATAACAAGCATATCATATGTCTTTATCCTGCAATTCCCAAGAGGACACCACACTGGATTGCTGGGATGGTAGTTTACAGCAAGGTAAGTACGAGTCCCGGTTACCCACAGCTCAGCCTTCCAGGCAGTGTACAAACGGTGTGCAGGAATCCATCAGGATACAGAGGACATGATCCCGCTTAACGCGTCTCGGATTTAACCTCTTTCAAAAGTGGATAGTGCCCATGTAGCAATagacctgttaggttcctggtgctcagaacaagggagatgttatgaagtgagtccagagcaccaggacggaatgctggatttggtgaaatggaacgggaatagcccctggcaccctacctctgttgttttacccgtgttgtcaattcacgcctgcatgactatggtttcttgggcccatggcagccgcgtttgaagggcggattaggtctgctcaactccgatgccccctcaggtcttacagagagacaaagcgtgaactgagacagggtaataacaaggggacctctaactgaaacaaccaaagccaggggcttctTACTAGCCTAAAaccaaatgtatgtgcggcttgccaccaaaggaaaagaacaacaaaggaaatgctgtccacatgccgacacaatacttttgtgtaccggcggtgacagcataagcagaaccatctgcaaaacaccagtgacaggtataaccaaggaatacagcggcctaggccaacggacacggcagagccgctactcatggaaccggtacaaatactggtaaatggacaggaacccccaatgctgccgacacagactctcagaactggaggacaggcagaatcccaaacaacagaccggtggacaccaagaagctagaaactcgaccaggcacaggcaaagccacaggacttctggccaggaacgcttcacggcaggacatgggatcagacacaggagctgacacaggaatcgacacaggaactgacacaggaatcaacacaggaagcagctagactgacactgctagacaggagctcaggaactggcaggaacaagctcagaactcaagcactctggaagactggaaacctagaaatatcaccagcgtctgtgaattgcacggaGCCAGCATattacagagaggcctaattaattatgttgtgcagctgccctgttgcatgactccaaactgacaagatgcaattagcagacaggtgaggccaaccacatgtaaacaggctgcaattacacagactcaccactgacagcaaacaataatcttctaaaccagagcaaagggaaatcctggcctgcaagagaactataaacataaaataggaatgaaccactacctgtggttcataacagtatcctctccttaagggtgagctccaaacaccccatgacacccacggggaacataaacagaagtataacataaaatagctaaccgaaatgcaaaacaggaatgagccacagccgtggctcataacaagacCTCCCTTATATACCCCCACAATTCGTGAAAAACAAAGTCAGCTGTGGAACAGTTTGTTAGAACATTCAAATCGTCGCTCTTCCGTTATCGTCACTTCTGGTCACATGGTCCGCGTCTTCCCAGGAACTCCCATCCAGCTCTCACACACTGCACTTACTGCTCAAATGCTAATCGTAACTTTCGGTCATGTGGGTCGCTATATCAATGAATTTCCGCCAAGTCGCTGTGTGTTGTAATACTTCTTTGCGGGTCAAGTGCGTTCCATATGGTCAGTTTCCATGACTTATATACATTTATCGACCACTTTCTGGAAGTCATCATAATTTATATTGTATAGCAGCAATTGAATATCTTAAGAGGCATATAAGAAAGATAaaagatataaaaaaataataataaaaatatataaaaatatattcagcccctcccgcgaatgcctctgcctgtcaatcaggcagatgcgatagcatctcactgggctcccggggtgtgcacgtgcagtgcgcactccacaaagtaattcagactgcgatcgctgccgctgtagCGATACAGTcttaattacccctaaattctactGGAGAGTCCAAATTTAAGTCTTAAAGGGTAATATAACATGGTTGCATAGGAAAAAAAATCCTGGATAAAGGTCTGATACTCCAAAATGGAGGCCAGTTTCCAGTGAAAGGGGATAAAATGGGCTGTGAATTGACACATAATGGATGACTAAGCCCCTCATCAAAGCCATCCTGATCTGGGGCTCAGAGACTCCGCTGTAGTCACACCAGATAGTGTATGTCTTCCACACTGAGTGATAGATCCCAGCCTTTGTAGGCTTTCAAGCTCTAAGCATAGTCTAAATGATTGAACAAAAAGACCACTTAATGATCATGGCTTCAAGTGTCATCCTATCAAAGCAGTGTGACTCAAACCAGGGTAAGGAAATTTTCCTAGGAGGGTGTATTCATAGAGGAAGATGCACAGGTGGTTCTTTTATCAAAGACCTAAGAACCACCTAaatataaatcatagaatttaaatATTTGACTCCTTAAAATAGCTGtttgtgggggcgtggcctagcaagcTAACCAAACGGACATTGACTCCAGGAGCTCCTGCTAGACCCAGACATACTACGGGTTTTATTCATTATTGGGGGCTCCCTCTACCACCACTGTCTCCTGATACCACCCCCCAGCTTGTGTGATAGAAGGGGATGAAGCTATGGAGCCGGAGGACTCTTATTTAGGGTCCTTGCGGGTTGTGGCCAtcccttcacagtgcagctggggaCTGCATTTAGCCCTATGTCCCAGATTCGGTGCTTGGCAGAGCGGAACACCCTCACCATGGAGATCGGGAGCAGTGGCATCCACACTTGCAACGGGAGCCGCGGCAGTGCCTGTGACATCTCTCCCTGAGTCCCGGCGGCAGAAGTTGGTGCCTTCCGCGCTGGGCGGCTCCCACCTGTCTGATACTTGGAGCTCAGAGAGCCTGCAACAAGCACAGCACTTCTACTCCTCCTGGGACCTACCCACAGCTGTGGCAGTATACTGAGCGGCACCAGCGGGTCAGGCAGCTCCCTCCATCACCCGGCGAATGCGACCTCCATCCATCCAGTGCTGAGACCGGGGGCTAGAGTTTAGAGGAGACCAGGCCGTGAGCTCCAGGAGCAGAGCGCGGCCACAGTGGAACCCGCGGAATAGTCTGCCGACACCTGCCTCACCCATTTTGTAGTGGTCTCTCGCCCTGGGTCCCCCTGATATCACAGGACTATGATACAATCCTCTCTCTACACCCAGGACTGTCAGGTGAATTCTGTAGCAGCCATTTTACATTTACACCAGCATCATACAGTTTCCCTATCCTGCATAGTGCCAGTGCATTTATAGGGCAGCCTGCCCTGTTTATGCCATCTCCACCCTCCTGCCTGAGCCTCCTATACATCTGTCCTCTGTGCCATAGCTCACTCCGCTGTGAACTTCCTCCTATATAGCTTTGAGGTTGAAATCCCCTGCCCGCACTGCTGTTTCTTCACCTTACCCATTGGGCCTTCTCTGTTGAGAAGTGGATGCCATTCACTCCTTGAAGTCATCTCCGCTGTTGGTCTGACAGGATGTAATCAcctttaaaaatgtgccctcaccgTGTCTCCCTGCAATCGTTTTAGCCAACACATCTACACACGTGGCATAGAAGCTATCTGCCGTTCTGAGGCCCCCACTCACCTTTTCGCTAATGTTATTTTTTCTTTTGACGGTACTACATTATGCCTCCAAAAAAGCATAAAGCTTCCAAATCAATTTCTCAAGTcgccttttttaagccttctccTTATCGTAACACGTCTCAGGGGACTGGAGTCCCTGCCACCAAATCGGGCCCTTTGCCTAAGCCTTCCTCACCCATGACAGCCTTATCCTCACCTCATAATCCCCCTTCCTCGCCAAGTCTGGAGGACAGAGAAGCCTTAACGGTGGGCAACATGAAACttttgttacaccagtttaaagaCAAAGTGGCATCTGAATTTTGTACTTTTTTGCAGTCTTGCCAAAGCTCTATTGAGGATTTAGGCGAGAGGACCGGACACCTGGAAACAAAGATGGGTAAGGTAGTGGGATCTCATAATACCCTTACCGACTCTCATGATACCCTTGAGGGAGAAGTGGCAGCTTTGCGGGATAAAGTGGCAGATTTAGAAAACCGCTCACGCAGAAACAACCTCAAGCTCAGAGGGTTCCTGAATCCATCTCTGatagcagcctacatgactataATATCGAGATCTTTAAGAAGCTGCTACCTTCCGCTACCTCATCGGATCTGATATTGGACCATATTCATAGGGTTCCGAAGGCCCACAGTGCTCCCGAAGGGTCGTTGAGGGATGTCTTAATGAGAGTCCATTTTTTCCACATTAAAGAATCCTTGCTCAAGGCGGCTAGACCTTCTTCTGACATGGTGGAAGCTTTTGGCCTgcttcaactttttggagaccTATCACAGTACACCCTCATCAAGAGACACTCTTTTCAGCCCGTCACCATGGACCTTTGGAAAGCTAGTATCGTATATAGGTGGGGCTTCCCCACGCATTTACTAATTTCTTGAGAGAGCTCCACTATTGTCGTGTCTTCTGTGgaggacggtatgagacttctGCACAAATGGAATTTACATGGAGATCACAAGACCGGCTCTCCTGACccccgacttcagcaggactggtctacAGTTGAGAAGTAGGGCCTAGCCTCTGATGTATCTTCCTTGCCAAGAATGGCCCTCACTGGGCTAGTGCTGTTTTTCATAAAGTCTTGCTACAAGAGTTTGTTACGAACATTGACTTAACTAATTACCATCATTGAGTTATTATCTGGCTATAATCATTTATTCACTGTTTAATGTTGCTTTTCAGATGCTGGATTTACGTACTATGTTTCATTTTTGTCTCCCTATTGCAATCACTGAGCTATTTTGTTAGTCCTAGGACTCAGTGACCTTTTCAAAATAGCATGTCTATGCAGACTTGACTTTATCTGTTCTTTAAGCAATGTGACCAAGTGGTTACCATTTTCTTATTTTCTGGTTATTTGATTGTGAAGAGGTTGGCCACTAAACTCTCTACTTTGTAGTGTGAGGtgctggatgttttggcgccttactatgactCTGTATCTTTACGGAATCCACTCTTTCTAGATTTTTCTATTTTCATCTTTTCTCCCCTTGTATGTTTCCCTCTTGTGTCTTGTCTCCCCTATGTTCATTGTTCTGATAGGTCACCGTGTTCAGGATACGGTAGTTTCTTTAATTGCACCTCTTGGTTCAAGCAGTCAGCCCGCTTCCCGGTAATTCAGTTATGGTTAAATTGGTGTCactgaatgttaagggattgaattccccacagaaACGTAAATTGGCTCTATCCTGCTTCTATAAAATGAAAGCGAATGTTGTCGCTAATCAAGAAACTCACTTTAGGAAACTAGACCTCCCCCCTTGATTTTATGATAATTGCTTCCCTACTTGTTACATGGCTAACGGCCCCACAAAAAAGGCAGACGTTGCGATACTAATTTCCCTAAGCTGTTCTTTCAACCTAGAATCCCAAATAGTAGACCCCGAAGGTTGGTACCTCATATTATTAGGACAACTTGAAAACACTATGGTCACCTTGGTCTCTCGCTATGCACCAAATTCTGATCAACTTCCGTTTTGCAGGAAATTATGCTCCTTAATATAGAACCATGCTAAAGGGGCCATTATAATATTGGGAGATTTCAACTTGGTTGTTGACCCGTATATGGGTAGATCTCGCCCCACTAGAAGTACTTTAACTAGGACTAGGATCACCTCAGAAAAGAACTCTGGATTCGCCATTTACTTGGAGAGTATGATCTCTATGACTAAACATCCTACGGTTAGGGACTATTCTTTTTACTCACATGTCCACTCCTCGTACTCTAGAATTGACCTTGTCTTGACTGGTAAGGAGTCGTTATCGACGATTAGGAAAATAATCATATTGCCGATGACCTGGTCCGACCACTCCCCACTATTGGTAGTATGGGACCTAGGAGCTCGTAAAGTATCTCCAGGTCCCTGGAGGCTAGGGAATTTCTTACAAAGTCATCCAGAAGCCTTTCTTGCCATACAACATTCTATACAGATATATCTAGATACTAACAAGCCGGAGGATACCTCGATCTTTAATAACTGGTCCTCCTTTAAAGCGGTAGTACGGGGGTCAGCCATTCAGGCAGCTTCACGGCTTAAACATTCTCAAAATGCTGAACGATTGTTGGCTGAAAGTGAAGCTGCCAAACTTGAAATGACGCAAAAGGCTAATCCACAAAATAGAAATGTTTTTAAGCTTTTGCTTGCCGCTAGGGAGAAGGTGAATGTTTTCTCTCTTCAGGACATGCAACGCAATTATGCATGACTGTACCAAAGATtttatgtatttggaaataaggcgGGTTGACTTTTGGCCCGGAAATGACGAGGTAGGCGAGCTAAGGCCAGAATTCATTATATTTGTTCCTctacggcagtgtttcccaaccccggtcctcaaggcacactaacagtcctggttttagtgaaggccaggcttgaacacagatgacttaattagtacctcagttattttgatttaatcatctgtgctgaagtctggatatcactaaaacgtgcactgttggtgtgtcttgaggaccgcggttgggaatgcttgCTCTACAGGCTCCAGAGTATGTGACCCTTATGAtatagcaaacacctttgcagagtattactcccaacTTTACAATTTATAGTTGGATCCGGCTACTCCTCAGCACATGGAGGCTTAAATCCAGTCCTTTTTGAATAAACTTTCCCTCCAGATGCTGGACTCCGCGGCCTGCCTGTCACTCAGCTCCCCTTGGACTATAACTGAACTAGATGCAGCTATTGGTGATCTCCTGCGAGATAAAGCACCTGGCCTGATGGATTTCCATCCAATTTCTATAAAACTTATAAAGCGGATTTGGCACCAGAGCTGTTGACCATCTTTAATGAGGCATCCGAT
Encoded proteins:
- the LOC134936082 gene encoding oocyte zinc finger protein XlCOF7.1-like isoform X1 — its product is MSLTGERPHLCSECDRSFTHKSKLIIHQRSHTGEKPFECSECSKCFSQKSYLLIHQRSHTGERPHLCSECNRSFTHKSKLIIHQRSHTGEKPFECSECSKCFSRKSLLLIHQRSHTEEKPFICSECSKCFFQKSHLVIHQRSHTGEKPHLCSECNRSFTYKSKLIIHQRSHTGEKPHLCSECDSSFTCKSYLLTHQRSHTGEKPFECSECSKCFSQKAHLVTHQWIHTGEKPFECSECSKCFSHKSELVTHQRSHTGEKPFKCSECSKCFSQKAYLVIHQWIHTGEKPFECSECSKCFSHKSELVTHQRSHTGEKPFKCSECSKCFSQKSYLVIHQRIHTGEKPFTCSKCSKCFSRKSILIEHRRSHTGEKPFICSECSKCFSHKASLVIHQGSHTGEKPFICSECSKCFSHKASLVIHQGSHTGEKPFECSECSKCFSRKSYLALHQRSHTGEKPFTCSECSKCFSRKSYLVIHQWRHTGEKPFTCSECSKCFTKKKTLSNHMQSHSEGLNAACVS